In Deltaproteobacteria bacterium, the genomic stretch ATCTTAGAAAAATTTAAACGAACGATCGGATGGCCGCTCGACGACATAGACGCCATTCCTTATTCCCTCCCATCCTGTTGTCGTTTTGACAACGGCAATTCACGGCTAAAAAATGCTATCATCAAGATGCAAGCTTGTACTGCTGCTAGCCGCAGCCAAAGGTTTTTTGCCTACCATCTTAAAAATCAACGCGCATCTGGGTCCCTCAAATATTTGGGGCTTCCCCACTGCCCTCGTCTAGGCCTTATTTGATTTCTACGGTAGCGCCTACTTCCTCTAACTTCTTCTTAATGCTCTCGGCCTCGTCTTTAGAGACCCCTTCTTTGACCGGCTTGGGCACGCCTTCCACTAAGTCCTTAGCCTCTTTCAATCCCAGGATGGTCAACTCGCGCACCACTTTGATAACCTGGATTTTTTTCTCACCCACGTTGGTCAGGACTACGTCAAATTCCGTTTTTTCCTCGGCTACGGGCGCCGCTTGTCCCGCGCCTGCTGCCGGCGCAGCGGCCACTGCAAAAGCTGCAGCTGATACCCCCCATTTTTGTTCCAAAAGTTTGGACAATTCCGCGGCCTCTAATAGGGTCAAGCCACTCAATTCTTCCACGATTTTCTGTAAATCAGCCATCTTTCCTTCTCCTTCGGGATGTAATTTTGATCTTGAAAGATCATCTCAAAAATCTTTATTCTTTTTGGCTTTTGGCCTTCAATAGCTGGGCCAAGCGCGTACCGGGGGTCACAAGCAAACGAACCAGGTTTGAGGCCGGAGCTTGAATTAACCCCAAAATCTTGGCCCTGAGCTCATCGAGGCTCGGAAGCGTTACCCAGCTTTGAATCTCCACCGGTCCCCATAGCTTTCCTTCAGAGCATGCTACCAAGATATGCAATTCCGGAAACTCTTTGGCGAATTTGGCCAAAATCCGGGCAGGAGCCACGGGGTCTGTTTCGCTCCACGCCACAGCGATAGGCCCTTCTAATGCCTTTACCAAAGGCTCCTTTTCTGTACCCTGAATCGCCAGCCGTAAAAGGGTGTTTTTGACAATGCGATACTCCACGGCGGCTTTACGTAGCTCCCGGCGAAGCTTGGTCATCTTTTCCACGTTAAGGCCCGAAAAGCGAGTCAAAATCGCCACTTTCGCCTGGGTCATCCGTTGCTGGAGATCGGCAACAACTTTACGTTTATCCTCTCGCTTCAAATCTCAATCTCCTTTCTGCCTCACCTTTTCACTCCAGCCGTTCGATGTGGAAAAGACCGTAGATCGGGATGATCTTCCCCCAAAATTTCATCCTTCCAGAGTTTTATTCTGTCTCGGTAGGCCGGAGTATTCCGCTTAAGCGCAACGAAGCGTACCTACGGTCTCAGACAAACCATTACAGTTCGTAGAATTTCTAACTTCAACTTATGGCTTCATCGCCCCACGGAGAGCGTTGGGATCGAGTTTGATCCCAGGCCCCATGGTTGTCGAAATGGCAATACTTTTAAGATAGGTCCCCTTGCTCGAGGCAGGTTTGGCCCGGATAATCACATCCATGAGGGCTAAAACATTTTCTTTCAACTTTCCTTCTTCGAAAGAAACTTTGCCTACAGTGGTGTGGACGATGCCGGTTTTTTCCACTTTGAACTCCACTCGCCCGGCTTTAAGCTCTTTTACGGCCTTTCCTACGTCAAAAGTTACCGTTCCCACTTTAGGGTTGGGCATCAAGCCCCGGGGCCCTAAAATTTTCCCTAGCTTTCCCACCATCCCCATCATGTCCGGGGTGGCGATGGCTTTATCAAAATCCGTCCAGCCGCTGGTAATTTTTTCCGCCAGATCATCAGCCCCCACAAAATCTGCCCCGGCTTCCTGGGCTTCTTTTTCTTTTTCCCCTTTGGCGAAGACCAAAATTTTTATCGTCTTGCCCACTCCATGAGGAAGGGGGACCGTGCCCCGCACCATCTGGTCCGCGTGCTTGGGGTTAACGCCCAAGCGGATAGCCATGTCCACGCTCTCGTCAAACTTGGCCCGGGCGGATTCTTTAAGTAATTTTAAACCTGAGTCCAGGTCGTACTTTGTGGTGCGGTCAATTTTCTTTCTCTCTTCCAAATAGATTTTGCTTCTTTTACCCATGGTTTTACCCTTCTATGATGTCTATGCCCATCGACCTAGCCGTTCCTGCTATGGTCAAGATGGCAGCATCCAAGCTGGCGGCGTTCAGATCTGGAAGTTTCGTCTGGGCGATCTCCCTCACCTGCGCCCGCGTAACCTGACCTACTTTCGCTCGGTTGGGTTCTCCAGACCCTTTGATGATCCCCGCGGCCTTTTTCAACAAAACGGCGGCTGGTGGAGTTTTGGTGACGAAAGAGAAAGATCGGTCAGCGTAGATGGTGATCACGACCGGAATGATCATACCTTCCTGGTTTTTGGTCTGAGCGTTAAAGGCCTTGCAGAATTCCATGATGTTCACCCCGTGCTGACCGAGGGCAGGTCCTACAGGG encodes the following:
- the rplJ gene encoding 50S ribosomal protein L10, yielding MKREDKRKVVADLQQRMTQAKVAILTRFSGLNVEKMTKLRRELRKAAVEYRIVKNTLLRLAIQGTEKEPLVKALEGPIAVAWSETDPVAPARILAKFAKEFPELHILVACSEGKLWGPVEIQSWVTLPSLDELRAKILGLIQAPASNLVRLLVTPGTRLAQLLKAKSQKE
- the rplL gene encoding 50S ribosomal protein L7/L12, whose amino-acid sequence is MADLQKIVEELSGLTLLEAAELSKLLEQKWGVSAAAFAVAAAPAAGAGQAAPVAEEKTEFDVVLTNVGEKKIQVIKVVRELTILGLKEAKDLVEGVPKPVKEGVSKDEAESIKKKLEEVGATVEIK
- the rplA gene encoding 50S ribosomal protein L1 — encoded protein: MGKRSKIYLEERKKIDRTTKYDLDSGLKLLKESARAKFDESVDMAIRLGVNPKHADQMVRGTVPLPHGVGKTIKILVFAKGEKEKEAQEAGADFVGADDLAEKITSGWTDFDKAIATPDMMGMVGKLGKILGPRGLMPNPKVGTVTFDVGKAVKELKAGRVEFKVEKTGIVHTTVGKVSFEEGKLKENVLALMDVIIRAKPASSKGTYLKSIAISTTMGPGIKLDPNALRGAMKP
- the rplK gene encoding 50S ribosomal protein L11, which translates into the protein MAKKIISMVKLQIPAGQANPSPPVGPALGQHGVNIMEFCKAFNAQTKNQEGMIIPVVITIYADRSFSFVTKTPPAAVLLKKAAGIIKGSGEPNRAKVGQVTRAQVREIAQTKLPDLNAASLDAAILTIAGTARSMGIDIIEG